A stretch of DNA from Paenibacillus sp. FSL W8-0186:
ATACAACCTGCTGCGATTAGTAGAGAATCTCGGGTCCGTTTTTGAGGGTGCTAACGTGTCTTTTAAGCCTTGGCCCAGCTGTGGAGGAACACACGCTTTCATTGAAGCAGCCATGCGAATTCGGAACGAATATATGATTAAGCCGGAGGAGATTACAGCTGTAGAAGTGATTGTAAACCCTGTGTTTCAAATGTTATGTGAGCCAGCACAGTCCAAGCGCCGGCCTGCCACAGCGATTGACGCGAAATTCAGCCTTCCCTTTGTTACAGCAACAGCTTTGCATTACGGGAATGTAGGATTGGATCATTTCGCTGCTGAAGCATTACAAAACGAGCAGGTCTTGAAGCTGGCGGACAAAGTGGGATATCAGATTGATCATGCAGCAGCTCGTGCTGAAGCGGTAGGCGGTGCATTGAAAGTAATAACCGGTCGGGGAGCATTTTACGTAAAGGTTGACAAACCATTTGGACATCCTGAGCAGCCCATGAGCGAGCAGATGCTGCTGACTAAATTTCGGGATTGTGCAAGGTATGCCGAGAGGCCGCTATCTGATGAACACATCGACCAGCTCGTCGAGCGTGTTATGAACCTCGAACAAGTCAAGGATGTTAGTCAAGATTTAATGGATAGAGGGGTTTTATAATGAATGAATCCGATCTGGCAGCAAGCGGACCAAGGCGTATATGGAACGCAAATTTCATATTCATCATGCTTGCCAATTGTTTTGTGGTGAATAGCTATTTAAGCATGACCCCTATTTTTCCGATTTACCTTAAGCAGTTAGGGTATGCACAAGATATTGCAGGCATTGTTACGGGGATCTTTGTAGTGACTGCTATGATATCAAGGCCTTTTGCCGGAAAAGTACTAGATTCGGGTCATCGAAGGGATACGTATCTGGCAGGACAATTGATCTCCATTGTGGCAATTATATTATATGCTTTCGCCAGCTCAGCTCTATTGCTTTCATTACTTAGGCTGCTGCATGGGATTGGGATCGGCATTGTTACAACCGCAGCGAACACGATTGCAGTTGATTTTATTCCGAAAAATAGAATGACCGAAGGCATTGGGTATTTTGGTTTAGGCACGGTTGCCTCCATGGCTATAGCGCCAAGTCTGGGTCTGTATCTTATCAACAAGTGGGATTTTAACGTCATGTTCTTCACCGCTGCAGGGATGTGTGCAATCGGCAGCCTTCTGGCCTTGCTGGTTCGCTATGAGAAGCGGATAGATGATATCCGTGTTGTGGAGGCGCTGAAGGGTGGAATTCATCTGATTGAACGGGCAGCTGTCAAACCCGCCGTGGTAGGCTGTTTCTCTGGCATGACTTTTGGTGTCACCTCCGGTTTTATAGCCGTTTATGGCCTGGAGCGCCGGGTCGAACATATTGGTTTGTTTTTCACTGTGTTTGCACTCGTTCTAGTCTTGTCCAGACCTGCCGCCGGCCGGCTGGCTGATCGAAAAGGCTTTGGATATGCGATCATACCAGGCATTATTATTCAGATGCTGTCCATGTTACTGCTTTTCTTCGCGGACTCTTTGCTGATGTTTCTGATGTCAGCCTTTGTATTAGGGATCGGCAGTGGGGCTACTCAAAGCACTCTGAATTCCATGGCTGTTCATAAAGCTCCACCACAGCGCCGCGGTGCGGCGATCAGCACATTTTATTTGGGGCTCGATTTGGCAGCCGGCTTGGGGCCGATGCTTGGAGGGATCGCAGCCAGTTATGTAGGTTATTCCATGATGTATCTATTAACCGTTGTACCGCTGACTATAGCGCTGCTCCTATTTATCATGGCCGGCAGAAAATCGACAGAGAAGAAAGGAATTCAAGCCAATGGATAATCAAACGATTGATATTATAGCTACAGGCGATATCATTCTGGGAAAAGACTGCGAGTATTTATTCGATCATGCACGTCCGCTGCTTCAGGCTGCAGACATTACAGTAGGTCAGTTAGAGGTCACGCATACGGATAGAGCTGCACATGCTGCTGCCTTGGGCAGGACGCCGCAGAATCTCAAGCCTATCGCGGATGCCGGATTCGATGTGCTGACCTTAGCGGGCAATCATCTGATGGATTATGGAAAGGAAGGCATTGAAGACACCATCCAGTGGCTGGATGCACATCACATTCATTATGTTGGCGCAGGGATGAATCTAGCCGAATCGCGAAGGCCTGCCGTACTGGAACGAAAGCAGCTTCGCGTAGGTTTTCTAAACTATAATTGTGTAGGTCCACAAGAGACGTGGGCTGGCCAAGAGCGAGCCGGCAATGCCTATATTCATATTGTTACTCATTATGAGCTTGATCACGCCAATCCTGGCGGTCCGCCGAAGGTTCACACCTATGCCGAGCCCAAAACCATGGGCTGGATGAAGGAAGATATCGACAAGCTCAAGGGAGAGTGTGATTTTGTGGTGGTTGCGCTTCATAAAGGTCTGGTTCACACGCCGGCGAAGCTGGTCGATTATGAATATCAAGTTTCCTACGAAGCGATTGATGCTGGCGCGGATCTGATCATTTCGCATCACTCCCATATATTAAAAGGTGTGGAATGGTATAAAGGCAAGCCCATTTATCATGGGTTGTGCAATGGCTTTGTTTATCTGCCGATGGAAGCACTCCATACGGGCCCGCTGCCTGATAACTGGGCCGAGCGAAGAAAGGCGCTGTTTGGATTTGAGCCTGACAAGGAATATAAGAACTATCCCTTTCATCCTGAAGCCAAATTCACGATGTTTGCCAAATGCACAATCGATGCGTCCGGGCTTATACGCACTGCTGTCATTCCTTGTTATGTCAACAAGACTGGTCAGCCTGAGCTGGTAGGCCAAACTCAAAAAGGCCAAGAAATGTTCGAATACTTAAGAAAAATAACGGAAGCGGCCGGCTTAAATACATCGTATGAATGGGACGGAAATGAGATTGTAGCGCTGCCTAGCGGAAAATAAAATCGTTCATCGTGGTGTAAAAATAAAAATGAAATTAGTATACCATGCACGTATGAATGCTGCGAGGTTTTTTCTTAAAATTGCATTAAGTGAGAAATGTCACTCTAGAACAAATATCAATTTGGAAGCGATTCCAAAGGGGGATGTGAATAGGTCGCTGCTTTATATTATAAACGTATCAAAGTTACCTGAATAATGGGAAATAAGGGGGATGAAAATGTCAGTCTTTAGGAAAAAATTGCATTTAACCATGGTCATATGCTTATCCGTTGTACTCGTTCTAGCAGGATGCGGCAGTAAACAAAGCGGATCTGCCAACAACGGTAATACAGGTAATTCCAAGAAAACAGAGAATGAAGCTTCCGGGAATCCGTCTGCAGGAAGCGGCGGCGTGCTGAGATTAGCTTTTAGTAATGGACCCGTGAATATAGGGAATATGCCCCAAGCCAGAACCATTGAAGAAGTCATCGTTGGAGGTGCAGCTCTTGAGACCCTGACGCGCTTTGACAGCAGCGGTAACTTTGTGCCATGGCTTGCAGAAAAGTGGGAGCAGGATGTGGAAGGAAAGGCGATTACTTACACATTACAGCAAGGCGTTAAATTCCATGACGGTACCGATTTTAATGCGGAAGCTGTGAAGTGGAATTTGGACCAGCTGCTTGCCGTGGAGAAGCGTGAATTCAGCAACCTGGCTTCCGCAGAAGTCATCGATGAACATACTGTAAAATTAAATCTCAAAAGCTGGGACAGCACGATGATTGAGACCGTAACGAACTTCTTGTGGATCATGTCTCCAACTTCCTTTGAGAAGTTAGGAAAGGACGCTTTTTCGAAACAGCCGGTAGGTACAGGGCCTTTCGTCATGGATAGCTTCGAACAAGATGTTGTAATTAAATATAAGAAGAACGAAGAATATTGGCAGGCAGGAAAACCATACTTAGATGGGTTAGAATTCCATATTATTAAAGATCCGATGATTGCATCGGCTACTTTCCAAACAGGGGATGTAGACGGATTGCTGCTAGCTCCGTCCAACACGGTGAGGGAACTGGAAAAAGAAGCGGTAATCGTTAGACTTGAATCAGGTTTAGGTGCAGGCGCCAGTGGATTTATCACAGACAGTGCGAATCCGAAAT
This window harbors:
- a CDS encoding ABC transporter substrate-binding protein, which translates into the protein MSVFRKKLHLTMVICLSVVLVLAGCGSKQSGSANNGNTGNSKKTENEASGNPSAGSGGVLRLAFSNGPVNIGNMPQARTIEEVIVGGAALETLTRFDSSGNFVPWLAEKWEQDVEGKAITYTLQQGVKFHDGTDFNAEAVKWNLDQLLAVEKREFSNLASAEVIDEHTVKLNLKSWDSTMIETVTNFLWIMSPTSFEKLGKDAFSKQPVGTGPFVMDSFEQDVVIKYKKNEEYWQAGKPYLDGLEFHIIKDPMIASATFQTGDVDGLLLAPSNTVRELEKEAVIVRLESGLGAGASGFITDSANPKSPFADVRVRKAMGHAIDSEAITKSLFGDTVLNTNQWGLSTSWSYNPEVEGQPYNPEKAKQLLEEAGYPNGFKTKLIGGSGDSDRLTAVQAYLKEVGIDAQIEMVEFGKYKDLTGAEANWEGIITYNFRGDADLALYMSRNFAPGGPLYANNVYQPEDVTRLLQEARTAPDQDTKIKISHELQKLAYDEYALAYPQYVTTSPAIFKPYVKDTGINETYMTFFRPEDAKIEK
- a CDS encoding CapA family protein, with product MDNQTIDIIATGDIILGKDCEYLFDHARPLLQAADITVGQLEVTHTDRAAHAAALGRTPQNLKPIADAGFDVLTLAGNHLMDYGKEGIEDTIQWLDAHHIHYVGAGMNLAESRRPAVLERKQLRVGFLNYNCVGPQETWAGQERAGNAYIHIVTHYELDHANPGGPPKVHTYAEPKTMGWMKEDIDKLKGECDFVVVALHKGLVHTPAKLVDYEYQVSYEAIDAGADLIISHHSHILKGVEWYKGKPIYHGLCNGFVYLPMEALHTGPLPDNWAERRKALFGFEPDKEYKNYPFHPEAKFTMFAKCTIDASGLIRTAVIPCYVNKTGQPELVGQTQKGQEMFEYLRKITEAAGLNTSYEWDGNEIVALPSGK
- a CDS encoding MFS transporter, whose product is MNESDLAASGPRRIWNANFIFIMLANCFVVNSYLSMTPIFPIYLKQLGYAQDIAGIVTGIFVVTAMISRPFAGKVLDSGHRRDTYLAGQLISIVAIILYAFASSALLLSLLRLLHGIGIGIVTTAANTIAVDFIPKNRMTEGIGYFGLGTVASMAIAPSLGLYLINKWDFNVMFFTAAGMCAIGSLLALLVRYEKRIDDIRVVEALKGGIHLIERAAVKPAVVGCFSGMTFGVTSGFIAVYGLERRVEHIGLFFTVFALVLVLSRPAAGRLADRKGFGYAIIPGIIIQMLSMLLLFFADSLLMFLMSAFVLGIGSGATQSTLNSMAVHKAPPQRRGAAISTFYLGLDLAAGLGPMLGGIAASYVGYSMMYLLTVVPLTIALLLFIMAGRKSTEKKGIQANG